A region of the Zonotrichia albicollis isolate bZonAlb1 chromosome 13, bZonAlb1.hap1, whole genome shotgun sequence genome:
CAGAAATTCTCTTTCTAGCTTTGCCCCAGATCAGTGTAATCTTTGATGAACATttgccttttcccttcctgccttTTGTTTGCCAGCTTAAATTAAAATCTTTTGGAAGACTTCCTGTAGGTGCAGGGAGAATGGCAATGGCATTTGTGCCTTGTAGGTGACAATGCTCATGCCTGGACTGAGCTGTGACAGATTTGATCCAACAACAATCTGGTACCACTGATCCCAAACATGTGGACCAGGACAGGCTGCACTGCATAGCTTGGGAAGCAGGTGGAGCAGGAACCTCTTGATAATTTCATGAAGCCTTTTTAAAACAAGGGTTCTAAGTGGTCAGAGGTGTGAGTTAGATGGTTATTAAGGATTCCTTTTTTacacagctcttttttttcaCACTCTTTGGAATAGCTAGAAGCAAAATGCAACAGCTCAGTGAAGTGGTGGGATTGGGTAGGGAGTAGGCAGGTAAATCAGCAGTGTGAAGTAAAAAACCGTGAGTATAATGCTTTAGTTGTGttccctgctgcctctcccactTGAGGCTCATAGAGGATTTTCAGAAAGCCTCTCAAAGGCAGCTGTACCCCCTGTGAGCATCCCTCCCTCGCTGTGGAGCCCTCTGATGTgatgctgtggctgctggaatCAATGGGAGCTGTGGCACTGACgtcagtgccagcagcacacagctcGGGGTGTTGGAGCTCTCATGCCCAGCAACAGCCATGAAcagctgtgggatctcagcacctcaggactgagatgccgagccaccgagaccacccttggggggctcgggagtcctggaatgttgccagaagtgtctggtggctggactttgatcctacacaggagacgacacctgtatgaggataggagggtttcaccggggtgaatggtgaagggattggttaattagagggtgagacacagggtttaggatttctgtacaggggggtttagaggagtaagatggaggaattggggcatgtcctgtccttcttcttcttcttcttctcctccatcttctgtggtgatggtggcactttgggattggtcattactgaaagtgcaccggacaataagaataaaaaggattggggaaaaatgataaatattgtacacgtaaccatgggtataaagataggtgactgtacggagggcagcacagtgtgctcatggctgactgctgagcagagctctgtcgggctgaaagaaaatcttttagataaacaattaataaacataaaaaccaaaagaagaactgaagcctcttctcgtcctttgaaacgcgggctgccccaaggccacctcgggcctttccaggccctccaaacagctgaaaaccggacaaacagcaaacagcagcagcccaggtgGCTGCCCAGGAGTGGTGTTGAGCCAGAATCAGCAATAGTTGGGCTTTCAGGCATGATGGGACTCCACTGATTTCAGCACAGCCCCCACTGAGCTACACCCAGTGTGGAAGAGTCAAGCCAGGTGCTCAGCACACCCCTGTGCACAGTGAGGACACTGGGTAATCACCCCCTCCTCTGTGCATGTACTCGaggtgatttatttttaaactctgTGATTATCTTGAACACTTTGAATCCAGAGTCAGATCTTTCCCACAGAGCTGTGATGAGTGATGATATATTCCAGCTAGATTTCAATTCAAAGGGCCAAGCATGCAATGCAAATGAATAAGTGATGATTTTGACTCTCTTTAACACCAGGGATGCTTTTTAAAAGCCAGGTGATCTGTGCTTCAATTAGTTGCTATGCAGGTAGAAATTTTCCAGGATTGTTTTTACACGTGTATGTGGGGTTAAACACTGCCTTGAGGCCAAAACTGAGATATGGAAAACACTCCACTGTGCTTTTAAGTGAGCTGCACTATCGAAAGCAGAATTAAAACACAATTTTCAATGTTTTACTGGCAGAGCTGTAAACCTTTGCACCAGAGTAATCACCTAGAAACTCTTTGTTGATATCCTATTACGACTTTACAGTGTTGACTTTTCTGAGGCCCATGGTGTTTCTAGAAAACAGTATCAACCtaaatccctaaaaaaatcaCTATAAAAATAGCGATTTTTAGTTTTTCTCTTGGCAAAGCACTTCTTTGACAAAATTTTGTCACTGATGCTACCTACTGTCTGTCAGCACAGATTAACTGGAACACACCAGGTATTCCTCATTTGTGAAACCTGCTCTTTGCTGTTTGTGTCACTGCAGGCACACACCCGGGAGCCCCTGCCAGAGGCAATGACTGCTCGCTTGTACAATGGGATGAAAAGCATTGACCTGCCTGGCAAATCAGCCGGGCTCAGTGAACAGATTGCCAAGGAGCAGTTTGTAATTTTTATGTCAAACCTGCTAAAAGGGAATGCAGATGAGAAGATTGGCATCATAATGAGAATGATCGCCAAGACGGGAGGGGCTCTGAAGGGCAAACAAATCCAAGAGGTAAACAAGGAGTTAAATGGGTGTTGGGGGGACAGTgagagagcagggctgtggttaAGAGTCAGCAAGGGCTGTGGGGTGGCTGTTGCCTCTGGGAACTTTGTAAAATGCTTTCTAGAGCTTTAGTTGCACGATCAGCTATGTAACATTTGAGATATCACAGAACAGTAATTCACTAGCAGCTCCTACACTGCTAAACTTGACCTTCCCCTCCCTCTTTCATTCTCTATTTTATGGAGGTGCTTTGTGAAGTAGCATGTATGAAACAACTTGAAAAAGGATCCTTTTCAAGGCCTATGGCACTGAAATAGCATTTCTGTAGTTTCTGACTTGTCATGGCAAGAGATGTTTCTGCCTTTGGGATTACAGCATCACTACTGCTTGACTTTATCTTCAGACAGTCCTTTGAAGCCCTTGGAAATTTCACTTAAATACCAAAATGGGGGTGTTTTAATCTTTTAAGTTCACAGAGGATCTGATCACATCTGTAGTCCATGTACTGAGCTACAGGAAGGAGCTGAAGGGTTGGAGTTTGGAGAATACAAGGGATTCTTCAAGTGGAGTCAAAGCCTTGgcttctgagctgctctcagaATTGAAGCTTCCAGGTAAGCAGCCCTGATTCAGCTTATGCCAGAGCTTGTGTAATCAGTGATCTCATGAGAATTTTTCTCTTTAGGTCACAACTTTGAATTTTAAGGGTGAGACCAAAATTTCAAACCTAGTGCTTAGAAAATGACATtgaagttttatttatttaacctTACCATCTTTCTCCCCTAAATTCAGGTGAGATTTGATCTGAAGTCCTAGTTTGTCATGGAACATGTGTATTTCACAAATAGCTGACTTGTAGGTGATAGGAATGGGCAtctaaataatatttatttaaataaaatttatcatGTATTTTTGGCTATGTCCTTTTATAAAGCATAGATCTGTTTTTGCACTGTTGTAATAACAGATTTTGCTGTCTTGTAAAGAACACTTCCTGAGTTGTAGCTCAAAGTTTGTGTTTCTAAATCATGACAGCCCAACCAAAGAATGCCACAGGTAAAGGTTTCTCAGTTCTGTGGTTGCATTTAATGTAGTTGACACTTTACTGTTCCTGGCTTCTTTCATTAGTGGTTTTCTGTCCATTAAAATTATGTTCACACTTACAAATCACCTGATTATTTTCCAGACAGGGAGACTTACTCCTCTCCCTGTGTGTCTTATTCTTCAGATGGGACCAAACCCGTGGGTTCTCAGCTGCTGGAGACAAGTTTTGACCAGAGTGTGATTGAGGACTGGGTGTACAGAGTGCCCCAGATCTCAGTTTTCCTCAGTGTTGTCATCAGGCAGGGCCTGCACGTCCTGCATTCCCTCCCAGACCAAACCAACGACATCCTCCACCTGGTTCCTCACTGCAAAGGCATCAAAGGAAGGGGAGTTGTCAGTCTCTTTGACATCCCAGCCATCATCTACATCAACTCCCACctgcctgcagagatgcagcaCAAGTGGcagcttttattttcctccaGGCTCCACGGGGAGAGCTTCTCCCAGCTGTGTGCACACATAGTGAACAAAGGTCCTTGCATAGTGATCATAAGGGACTTGGATGGTTTCATCTTTGGTGGCTTTGCATCTCACTCCTGGGAGGTGAAGCCACAGTTTCAAGGTAAAACtcaacttttctttctttagtgtTTCTGGTAAATTCCCTGTTTTTTGTACAGGCACAAGAATCCTGTTCCCTTGATGGATACTGTCCCTTTAATGACACAGAGTGTTCCTTACACTTCCAAAATAACACTAATTTTCAATATAAAGAATATAAAAGAATATAAAACACATGCAGTTATT
Encoded here:
- the MEAK7 gene encoding MTOR-associated protein MEAK7 isoform X2, which translates into the protein MGNAESNAYQNHLSRFLPEEQSDIDGLFDTLSGSSGSSGAKNSKAAKKTVTLAALEAHTREPLPEAMTARLYNGMKSIDLPGKSAGLSEQIAKEQFVIFMSNLLKGNADEKIGIIMRMIAKTGGALKGKQIQEFTEDLITSVVHVLSYRKELKGWSLENTRDSSSGVKALASELLSELKLPDGTKPVGSQLLETSFDQSVIEDWVYRVPQISVFLSVVIRQGLHVLHSLPDQTNDILHLVPHCKGIKGRGVVSLFDIPAIIYINSHLPAEMQHKWQLLFSSRLHGESFSQLCAHIVNKGPCIVIIRDLDGFIFGGFASHSWEVKPQFQGDNRCFLFSVSPTLAVYTYTGYNDHYMYLNHGQQTMPNGLGMGGQHGYFGLWIDSDYGKGHSKAKPRCTTYNSPQLSAKEDFTLDAMEVWAVGDAPESAGKGKKSILDVDPQAQALLEMAGKSRQSEGLREPMEEEEGDDDEN
- the MEAK7 gene encoding MTOR-associated protein MEAK7 isoform X1, translated to MGNAESNAYQNHLSRFLPEEQSDIDGLFDTLSGSSGSSGAKNSKAAKKTVTLAALEAHTREPLPEAMTARLYNGMKSIDLPGKSAGLSEQIAKEQFVIFMSNLLKGNADEKIGIIMRMIAKTGGALKGKQIQEFTEDLITSVVHVLSYRKELKGWSLENTRDSSSGVKALASELLSELKLPDGTKPVGSQLLETSFDQSVIEDWVYRVPQISVFLSVVIRQGLHVLHSLPDQTNDILHLVPHCKGIKGRGVVSLFDIPAIIYINSHLPAEMQHKWQLLFSSRLHGESFSQLCAHIVNKGPCIVIIRDLDGFIFGGFASHSWEVKPQFQGDNRCFLFSVSPTLAVYTYTGYNDHYMYLNHGQQTMPNGLGMGGQHGYFGLWIDSDYGKGHSKAKPRCTTYNSPQLSAKEDFTLDAMEVWAVGDAPESAGKKGKKSILDVDPQAQALLEMAGKSRQSEGLREPMEEEEGDDDEN